The Helicoverpa armigera isolate CAAS_96S chromosome 25, ASM3070526v1, whole genome shotgun sequence genome has a window encoding:
- the LOC110379522 gene encoding uridine 5'-monophosphate synthase, with the protein MWSLEELAVRLFDAGAVRLGDIEAKIGRRTPIYFDLRVVVSHPQIMLSVAQHLQKLAREIDHDLLCGVPYAALPLAAVMSVHTNTPMIMKRKETKMYATKRILEGIFEKNQKCLVVEDVVTSGGSLMETVGTLRSEGLVVTHAVIVLDRDQGGASVLKQNGIHVKSIFTLTGLLKILNEAGKIKDETVEIILEHIKECQFSNLDFMKDNLEIM; encoded by the exons ATGTGGAGTCTAGAGGAGCTGGCGGTGCGGCTGTTCGACGCCGGGGCGGTGCGCCTCGGAGACATCGAGGCTAAGATCGGCAGGCGAACCCCTATATACTTCGACTTGAGAGTCGTCGTGTCACATCCACAGATCATG CTATCAGTGGCGCAACATCTACAAAAGTTAGCGAGAGAAATAGATCACGACTTGCTCTGCGGAGTTCCCTACGCCGCGCTCCCCCTCGCAGCCGTCATGTCAGTCCACACCAACACTCCCATGATCATGAAGCGAAAGGAAACCAAAATGTATGCCACCAAGAGGATCCTAGAAGGAATCTTCGAGAAAAACCAGAAATGCTTAGTCGTAGAGGACGTAGTGACATCTGGCGGCAGTCTTATGGAAACAGTTGGCACGTTACGTTCCGAAGGCTTGGTCGTCACACACGCCGTCATAGTTCTCGACCGAGACCAAGGTGGCGCTAGTGTACTAAAACAGAACGGAATCCACGTAAAATCGATATTCACATTAACCGgcttgttgaaaatattgaacgAAGCCGGCAAAATAAAAGATGAAACGGTTGAAATTATATTAGAACATATTAAGGAATGTCAATTTAGCAATTTGGATTTTATGAAAGACAATTTGGAAATTATGTGA